Genomic segment of Neofelis nebulosa isolate mNeoNeb1 chromosome 17, mNeoNeb1.pri, whole genome shotgun sequence:
GCTGGGTGTCTGCAAGGATAGGTCCGAGAACTGACAGATTCTGAACTGGTCTTGCAGAAGGAGCTACTTTGGGCAACACTGCAGGTGCATGTAGAGGGTGGAGAGAGACCAGCTCACGGATGAGGCTGCTGGCGGGGGGAGATGAGGATCTCCAGTGCTACTGTGAGGCTTGAAAGGCTTGGGTTTCTGCCCAGGGGCAATAGGGAGCCATGGGGAGCtgatgagcaggggagaaacaaGGCCAGTTCTGGGGGTAACCACCCTGTGTTCTGGTGCTCCCACCTCTCCTTTGCTCTAAGATTCATGGGGTCAGGGGTGATGTCAGCCTTGTTCAGGGTCTAAAAATCCTTCAGTGAACGGAATAATGTCTAAACCGATCtaggggcagtgagagagtgCTAGCTTATGTGAGAAGCAAGAAAGTTGTTGCAGGGAGTTGGGTGAGGGGGTGTCCCAGAAAGCGAGACGCCTCTCTGCTAGGCTGAGCTCGGAGTGTGCTTGGGCTGGCAGAAGAAGgttttcagggggcgcctggctggctcagtcagtggagcatgtgccTCTTgctcttagggttgtgagttcgagccccacactgggtatagagtttacttgggaggaaagaagggaagaagggagggagggagggagggaagaagaaaaaaaggtttttaggAGCAGGGGACTAAGAAGCTGGAGACAGGACAGGACAGCCCAGGACAGAGGTGGGCAAGACCAACAGCACAAGCCTTGGGGTGACCAGCTGGccatgaggagggggaggggaggggcaggggcgagGGTGATTCCCCAGGGTCCGCTAGGCATGTGAGTGGGTGGCAGGGCTGTCACCAGGTGGGGAcaccaggaagaggaagaagatattTCAGGGGGTGACTGGGAGGGGCCCTAGGGCTGTGGGTGGTTGGGGAAGAAAGTCGCCAACGTAGCCTGATGCTGGCACCCGGGGTTGGGGGGATCTTTAGCAAACGCTGCCTATTTGAAGGGAGAAGCAACTGGGAGCTGCTTGTCTGGCTGGGCAGGTGGGGAGATGGTGAGGGTGGAGCCTTAATGGCGTCAGCAAAGGCCAAGGATAAGAGAAACTTTGTTCTGCAATGTCGGAAATGCGACAGGAGCGGGAGGAATCTACGGGCCACAGCCCGAGATAGACACAGAGGTCGGCGGGCATTCACTGCGAGTCTGTCGCGGGAGGGTGCGGGGTCCTCTCTGCTCGGCGTGGCCCTTGACCCCAGCGTGAAGTGGTCATCCTCCACTCCTGGCTGCTGCGCTCGGCCTCCGCCGCCTGCGAGTGGGCCGTGGCCATGCTGCTGTTCACGCTCTTTGGCCTGTTTGCTGTGGACTTCTCCGGCCTGGACGGCTGCACCCTGACTCTCCGGCCGGGCTCCAGCCTCAgctccccacccgcctccccactctccctgcaGATCCCCCTGTGAACGGCAGTCCGCTCGGTGTGGTCTGACCCCGGTGCTGCGATCGATCGCGGCCACCCGGGAAGTGAGAGGCCAAGGCCAGCCAGCCATCCCTGCTCAaggctatttattattattattattaatttttttttttttttttttttttttttgccgccGGCGGAATCAGAGACACGGACGCAGGCAGGGTCACGCGAAACCAGAATTCCTTCCGGAGAGCAAATCCGTACAGAAGGTTGTTGAGGGAAGGGGAGAACCGGGGAAGGGGGGGCCCGGGAAGGAGGAGTTGGGGAACACAGGGACAGATGGCCCTCTCCGTCCGGATCTGCTAAGCCACCCCAACCagcccccgtccctcccccaccccgccccgcagAGAGATtgatcaataaataaaataataaattaatcaataaataaaatagaaacagctCCCCCCCCTCAGTCCCCCCTAGAACCACCCCCCATTGGGCACGGCCCCCTGAGCCCCATCCCTGCGGGGCAAGGCCGGGTTTGTTGTATCTCTCCCCTCCCTACATACTCCTTGGGCCCTATTTACAGATTCACagttggggggcagggaaggggggtggagggggctccCCTCCTTCCCCGGCCCCCTGGGGTCAGGGCAGAGGAGTCCCGTTGGTGGCCAGGAGCTTCTTGTCCTTAGCGGGGCCTCGGCGGGGAGAGCCGCTCAGCTCTGGGTCTGGGCGGCCAGGTGGGGGCTGCAGGCTTCTGGGTGAGGTACCAGCAGGCCGAGTCTGGGCCCCGTTCTTCTCGTCTGTGAAGGAGGAAGCAGTCTGGCCTCAGTACCCTCACGGCTGCCAACCCCCAAGGAACATGCTCCGGCAGCCGCACGGGGCTGGAAGCCTGGGGAGACGGTTGCCGGGAGGACACATCTGCAGCCGGACCTGGCGATCTCAGGAAGGCAGGTCACACATCCTGGGCCCCTCcaagctgtgtgactgtgggaaCTGGGCCAAATGAGTCCCGGTGAGAGCCGGCGGCCCACCCTCAGGAGGCGTCCTCACAGACTCTGGCTAGGACGCTATTCGCTAAGGGACAGCCTgtcgcagcagcagcagcagctcagaTTTGGGGATGACAGCCAGAggtcccctttccttcctcccaaccCTGGTTGTTAGGGAGGACGCTCCTTGGCAATAGGGCCCGGGGGAGCCTACATGGGCCATTTGGGGGTCTGAACAAACCCGGATGGTAGATTCCCCTTCTCCAGAACACACTTCCAGAACTTCTGTCAGCAGAAAGTTCCACTACGCCCGACAATGAGACTACTCATCCTCTTGGGGACCCCTGGAGGTGCCCTCCCTAGCAACGAGGCCTTCTCGGTCAGGATGGCCAGGTTCCCTGGATGGAGCTCGCACAAACCGGAGCCCTGGGGGGCACTCGTTCAGCAGGGGGTCTCCCCTCCAGCCCACAGGATCAAAGAGGGAGACattgcagcccccacccccccacacctgCCAGGGCCTGCACGGAGGGCTGGTCGTGAGTACTCAGCAGCTGTGCCTGGATGGTCTCCACAACTCGCTTGAACCGACGGCTGGGACCTGGAAGGGGTATGGAGACAGACTGACTTGGGGACCGACCGGGACAAGGAAGGCCCTCCCACCCTGTGAAACCCAGCAAAGGACTCCTCTCGGTCTCAACTTCCCCGCCCTGTGTTGGGCATAAAACTAAACTTCGGTCTGCAAAGGGGACTAAGAAAGGTCTGAGTTGAAATAATGATGGGTGCCGTTTTCCACTTAAATAGGTCCTGTTCCTTGTTAGTTTCAAGGTGAGGTCATGTAGAGCCAGAAATGCAAGAAAAGAAAcgggaagtaaaataaaatcttaaaatcgAGGAAGTCCTGCGTATTAGTCtttaagggaaaggaaaaacaacGCGCCGTCATTCATTTCGGTGATGACACCGCAGTGCTCTGGGGAAGCCTGGTTTAGAAACCCCGAGAGCAAGCTCATCTCCCAGCTGTGACACACTAAGACAGCTCACAAGGCTGGGAAACAGGAGCAGCCCTGGTCATTCAAACTCTTGGTTAGCAGGACTCAGGAACCAAGCTGAACCGGAAGCAAGGCACCTCTGTGGTTTTCGTCTCCTGCGCCAACTCCTGATTAGTGATGGTGGCCTGAAGTTTCTCAGGCTGCACCTGAGCTCAGCGGGAAGAAGTGCAGTGGTCGATTGCTGAGGTCTGCTCTAGGTGCAGCAGTGACATTTGACAACGGGCGGGCCATGTCTTTGCCCTTCTGCTGTACTGTCTTAAGGAAGTAGGAAGGGGGCTCTGAACTTCAAGGTCAAGGGCTCGGTTGAGCCCAGCTCTGTCATAGTCTGTAGTGTGACTCTGTCAAGTCTGTTTACCTCTAGAggactcagttttctcctctgtaagatGGGTGATTACTAACACCACAAAGGCTGCTGGGAAGCTTCAATGAAATAGTGCAAGGAAAGTATTTGGAACATCATAAATATCCACTAAATGTCAacgaggaaagggggaaggagaggaggtagGGGTCGGAACGAGCAGGGGGCTCACACAGTCAGTCAGCACTAGCTgagccccacctcctcctcctcgctcTTGCTGCCCTTGTGGGCCACTATCCTATCTCAGCTGTCTTGAGGATCCCAACACCAGGCTGGAGGCAGTGTAGCTGAGGGAAACTTACCGGAGATGAGAGTAAAGGTGACAGAGTAGATGCCACCACCACCGCTGCCATCCCTTCGTGGGGAAGGCTCCGGGCCCTCTGAGGAGCTGATGTCTACCTGGAATCGGACGGGCTTCTGGAAGACGGATGGGCCGCCACTGGCCTTGTACTCGGCCCTGAAGCTGGTCTGTGACAGCACACTGTGACTCAGGCTGGGGATCTGAggcaggagggggacaaaaagaGGGGGTGATTCCAGTGACCTGATTCCAGGGAATGGAGAGCCAACCCTACAACTACTTCTGCCCAAGGAACTACAAGTTCCATCAGCCACTGGGGCAAAGAATAACAGAAAAGCCATTGGGAGCCCCCACTGCCTGCTGGGACTTGTAGTTTTCTTGTCCAACTATAGGCAGGGCATAAGGGGAATAGCTGAGCAACTGGATCCCCACATAACAGGACCCTCATATCTAGGTGTCAGCCCCAGGCTCCAGAACCACATGACACAAACATTTCCTCCACAAGCACTGCCACATCTATCTCAAAACCTTTAAGTCCCACTAGCTCCTAGAGCAAAGCACCCCGGGAACACAGTaaacccctcccacctccctgcccctacAGTGACCAAACCCAACTCTGAATGCAAAGCTACAGAGCCCATGAGCCTTAGGAGGAAGCCAGGCTagagctggggtggggcgggggggggatctCCCAAGGGCTTCTGGGATTTGGAGTCCTATGCTGCCCAGGACACACGAAGACCCAGGGCCCTCACCGACAGGAAGGCGTGAACAATGTCCGCTTTGATGCTGCTGAGAGGTTTGTCCTTTAGCACAaggaatatttgttcttctttgtccAAGGAGATGAAATTCCCAAACCAGGAGCGTTTTGCCAACCTGAGTGAAAGGGGATGGTTGGAGGCGGGTCAGGAGGGGGCTAAGGGATTaaatccctccctccttcctctcccttccccgtCAGACTCACTCTGGAGAAGACTCTGGAGTCAAACTGGACATCTCCTCAGCAGTGGGGACTGGGGGATAGGGAGGGGAGAGTATGGTCAGCACTTGTCCGTCATCCTGGTGTCCAGCACGCAGGCTAGCAATCACCTCCAACCAGAGGTTCCAGACCCCAGCGCCCGCGCACTCACCTCCCAGTAGGTAAACCCCAAATGGCATGCTGACTGATGGTCCTTCCAGGGATGCTGTCCCACCCGTTAGACCACGCCCCCCGAGGGTGGAACTTGCTTGCCATGAGCCAATGGGAAGATGAGCCAGAGCAAGGAAGGGGCGTGTCCTTCAGGGAGGCCCCTCCTCCAGAGATGGATGCCACACCCCCTCTTCCCAACACCTGAATCTTTCCTCCCAAACCCATCTTCTCTTCTCCTAGGACGTGAGAATCCAGGCCCCTACCTCTCTCCTCATATTAGGACTCAGGAATCcgtgcccccagcccctgcacccCCAGGGACCCCGTACCCTGCATCTTGCGCCGGTGAAAGCGAGGGGAGCCCAGGAAGCTGTTGCGGATGGAGTTGAGACGACTCCTCCAGGCGGCTCCCCCGACACCACCACCGGGGCTTGGGGGTGGCGTTGTTCCCGGCGTCCCGGTGGGGCTGGCCCGGGGTGTGTGCAGGGGCGAATGCAAGGGGGTTCCCCCAGAGGAGCgcggggagcctggggggccAGGCAGGGGTGTGGAGCGGGCACTCGGGGGCGGGGGCTGCTCCCCGGcgcccccacccctggggcctCGAGAAGGCAGCGTCTGCGTTTTGGAAGTCGGGGAGCCCCCACCCCGAGCCTCATCTCCAGCCCCGGGCTCAGGCGAGAAGGAAAAGACAGGACTCTGCGAAAGAGTGGAGATGGGTGAGATGGCAGACTACAACTCCCAGGAGGCTCTTGGAGCCTCAGTCTCACATGCTCACAGAGGTGGACACCGATGCACGCTGGAACTTGTAGTCCATTATTTCCGTCTCCCAAACCACATTGTTAAGGGGACAGGGACTTTTTCTATCATGCTCACTGCTCTAAGACCCAGCACAGTGACTGGTCACGGTAGGGACTCACTTAgcttttgttaaatgaataaatgaacctcTGACACACTAAAAACCCAATCCTATTGGAGGTGAAATGCCCAAtgtactaaaataaaatacttaatgcAGCCTTAGGTTTTGGTCCTTTTAGGGACAAAAAGGCAATGCCCCAAGACTTCATGGGAATTGTAGTTCTGCCAATCTTTGCTCCAGTGTTTTCGCCCCCTTATCCCTTGAGTAATCGGGGACCTGGCCTTACCCTTGGGCTGCTCAGAGGGCTGGAGGACAGACCGGTGGAGGCTCCACTGACACTACGAGACCTGTTTccaggagacattttttttttttttaaatcagttgtgTGGGTTTCATAAGGCTCAGATGTCCTCTCCCTTCCACACTCCTTTCAGATGAGGacatgaggcccagagaggggagatgATTTGTCCCAACGACACAGCACGGTCGAGGGGCAGCTGGGCTAGAACCCTGAACTCCCACCACCCCTCACCCGCCACGACTGTGATCCGCTGGAGGGGCGGGGGCTCCCACCTCTGACTGTGCTGGGCCATCTCCAGGGCCCGCCGGGTAGGCACTGGGGAGCCACCGCCCCCAGCATCCGTGATGCTCAGTACTTCCATGGACTTCCGCTCTGGCCGCCGCTTCCCGTGACGGCTCAACATAGGGGAATCCACACGTTTCCGAGGTGGGTCTGAGGGCGGAGAGAGTTTCAACCTGATCAAAAGACATGTTCGCCCAGCTGCACAAGGCACTCATGcagatggggaaacggaggcccagagtGGAGAGTTGTGACAAGGTCACAGGGCAAGTCAGGGGGTCTAAACCCAGAAGCTAAGGGCTTgcagccccttcctcccaccgGAATCCGGGGTCTGGATTCCCAGCCCTGCCTGCTCACCAACATCATTCCTGGGAGGCAGGTCCTGATCTTCACAGCTGGGATAGCGCTCCTTCCGATCCAAAAGCAGATAATAGATCATCTTTTCTTGGTTCTCCCTGGCACGCAAGGGGCGTGAGGGGGTAGGAGGAGAATTGGGATCAGAGGTCGGGTCTCCAAGgtctcaccccctccccacagctgGGGCTCGGTACACCCAACATCTCTGCCCATGCTTCCATCTTCCTAGGTAGCAGCACGGTTAGTTCCTCTGTGTCGGTGTACATCCTACCCTCACCTTAGTCAGCAATGATAACCGTagtagtaacaataataatatcgAAGCACTTACTATTTGCAAGCACTACCCACGTGAGGCACTAAGTCTGCGTCAGCACCTGTTGATACTTTTCAGCATCTTTTTTTCCGCTGGCCCTACCGCCCCCTCCTGGTTCCTCGGGGAATAGCTCCACGTGGGACCTTTAAGCCCTGCCCTGTCTAGCGGCCCTGACGCCCGCCCCAGGGAGTCTGCGCGGGTGCGAGGCACAGCTGCGCTCCCTGCTGGCCGTCCGGGGCGCTGCAGCAGCTCGCCGGAGGTGGGCAGGTGGCGCGGGTGTTCGAGGGCGAGGGGGCCTTACTCCTCGCTGCGCAGTTCGCGGTGCAGCCGCTCGCGGTCCCTGAAGCAGCCCAGCGAAGCCATGCTCTCCAGGACGTCGGGGTCCAGCTCTCCGTTTGATGGCAGGCTCCGCATGGCCACCCGGCGGCCTGGGGCTGGCTCCAGACAGGGGTCCGGCTCGTGTTTCCCGCCCCTGGGAGACGGAGAAACGTTACAGGGGGCCGGGCATCCGTGATCGAGCCCACTCCACCCTCTCCTGGGAACCCAGAAATCCGAGTCTCCGGCCCCTCCTCCTTGAGGAACCTTGGCATCCCACCCCCTAGCTGGTGCTTGACATTTGCCCTCCTCCCCACGTCCTCCCGGAACCAGGCACCCAGTTCCCCATACTCACAGGTACCAGGGATGTTTCTGAATTTGCTCCAGCTGTGAAGAGGGTGGGTCGTAGAAAAGCACCAGTGAGGTCGAAAGTTGATGACGTGGCATTGGGGGTCCCTGACGATGCCCCCTCCTCTCCACCGGGGTCAGGATGACTTTGGTCTCCCCTAGTGGCAACTGAGTGCCTTGACCCACAACTACTGCCTGGGGCATGCATCCTTCCCGCGGTGGGGGACCTTCCCAGCTTGGAGCGGCAGGTTGGGCAGACCCTGGCTCATTCCACGacccaacccaacccaaccccccccccccccccccccccccccccccccgggccaaGCTGACAGGCAGGTCCTGGAAAGCCATCTTTATGGGCCCCCTAGGGATTCTGTCCTCATGACCCACCatcccccccctgccccctcaaCTCACACTCAGCCTTTTCTCAGGCTCCACTTCGATCATCCCTCTCAGGAGGCTCTGGCAGTCTGGAGGAATGAAGTGGGGCATGTGGAAGACGCCCCTTTTCACCTTCTCCAGCAGCTGGCGGAGATTGTCGTCATCAAAGGGCAGAGCCCCCTGAGTGAGAAATGACAGGACCCCTTACGGAGCTTACCATGTACCAGGTAAGAGCCTAAGTGCTCCACACACGGACATATTTAGTCCTTACCACAGGCCTCGGGAAGTAGGAAACTGTTAGTACCCCACTTTACAGGTGGGGAGGCTGAGGCACGGAGTGGTCCAGCAACTCGCCTGGGGCCTCTGAGCTGGTAATGGACAGTCAGGCTCCAGTGCTTAAGAGGCTGGGGTTGCATCTTAAGAACAGGTTTCTCCCCAGACCAGTTTCAGATGCGgtcacactcattcattcactcaacaaaagGTGAGCATCCATTATGGGTCAGGGATCTAGTAACTGACAAAATGAGCCCTCGCTCTCTGGGACCGTGAGATGCCGGCGAGTGGACGCGCATTAGCTGCGATGTCATTCGTGATGGATTCAGCACCTGATGGTGCCCCTGCTGCCGCCTGGGTTCCGATCTGGCCACTAGGGCTGGAGCAGGACAAAACCAGATTCCTGTCCTCACGGAGCTTTGTGTAGACGGTAATTAACAGGCAACGGTTGTTGAATGCGTGGTGGGCGAGGCAAACAACACATGGACGGGAACGTGGGTgatgaggacacagaacaagcagGCAGCACGGGACGTGAGCTGGGTGTAGCCAGGGAGTCGAGGAAGGAGTCGTGGGGGAGGTGACGCTGGACCGAGACTCACAGGGGGTGACAGTGCTGTCCCTGGTGTCAGAGGCCTCTGGACAGAGAATGCCGGGTGTTGGGGTTGGGGAGACTGGGAGAGGGTGCCCCTGAATGCTGGTCTAGGGCCAGGAAGCCTGGATGTGACTCTGCTTGTCGGTCTTGTTCGATGTGTTTCTTGTTTGCCTGGTACCTGGACCCTCAACTTCCCAGCATCCAGAACAGTGAGAAGTgcatgtttgttgtttaagctgcACGGTCTacttttgttagagcagcccaagCGAAGACAGACctcttgttatatatatatatacacacacacacacacacacacacacatatatatgtatatatatatatgtctatattaatatatatttatataaaatatatatatataaatacatgtgtataatatataaatatataagggtgcctgggcggctcagtcagctgcatatccaacttcggctcaggtcatgatctcacgggtttgtgggtccaagccccacatcaggctttgtgtgtgtgtgtgtgtgtatatatatatatatatatatatatatatatatatatggcgtATAGATAGAACTCATGGGCAACAGCATTATAACTCACACTTGAATGAAGCGTATCTAACGCATACATTTTCCTTGATGAGGGACAAAACAGCCTTCTTGCCTTTAGGAACGCAAGATAGCACTTCAACACTACCCTGAGGACCATTTAAAATCCCCAAgaaaagggcacctggctggctcagtcagaggagtaTGTGGCCCTTGATCttgggttgtgggttcgagtcccacactgggtgtggagattatttaaaaaaaaaaaataacataggggcgcctgagtggcttggtcatctcactcttgattttggctcaggtcgtgatctcacggttcgtgagttcaagccctgagttgggctctgcgctgacagcacagagcctgcttgggattctctctgtctctctctcaaaataaacaaacttaaaaaaataataatataaaataaaatcaccaataaaaagcacaaaaaagcaaatatattgcACTCAATAAACCACAAAAAGCACAGTTGCTTACGAGATGAgctgaaataaggaaataaataaatacataaaaagcagaGGGTGGGTTGCCTCGCGTGTGGTGGGGACTCCAATTTTTCTCTGCTCTGTGCACATCTGAGAATGACCTCAAAAGCACCCAGAGTGTTGATTTTGAGGTCATGGGTAAACTGCGGTGAGTGGGCAACTTTGCAATACAGAATCCGTAAGTCATGAATCAtctgtaataataatagtaatgaagTATGAGTATCAGTAACTATCGAACACCGCCTAGAACGCTGAGCATACGACACGCTATCGAAACCCTTGCAATTCCAGGTACCCTAACCGTCGCCACTGGGCGGGTGAGGAAAGGGGCCTGGAGAGGGACGGTGATTTGCTTGCTCAAGGTGACGGAGCGGGGGTTTGAACTCAGCTGGATGGGCTCCCGCACTGCCAGCTGCAGAGGGGCTGGGGCCTGTAGTGTTGGAGCCTGCCTCTCGGGCGCCTCTCCAGCTTCCCCGGGGGGCCCTGGGCCCCGGAGCGCCCACTCGGCCTCGTTCCCCTCAGTGTCACGGAGCCTCCCTGGTCACATAGGCTAGTGCTTATGACACCAAACGCTGATCCCAGACCTGCCACTTCTCAGCAGTGTGGGCCGGTCACTTCTCTCCGGGGCTGTTGGGAGAGGTCCGGAGGATAATGTGCCTGTAACAGCGCCTCGCATGGAGTGCACCACTAATTCGTCCACACCACACGTGTTCCTGAGGGCCGACCGTGTGCCAACT
This window contains:
- the BRSK1 gene encoding serine/threonine-protein kinase BRSK1 isoform X1, giving the protein MSSGAKEGGGGSPAYHLPHPHPHPPQHAQYVGPYRLEKTLGKGQTGLVKLGVHCITGQKVAIKIVNREKLSESVLMKVEREIAILKLIEHPHVLKLHDVYENKKYLYLVLEHVSGGELFDYLVKKGRLTPKEARKFFRQIVSALDFCHSYSICHRDLKPENLLLDEKNNIRIADFGMASLQVGDSLLETSCGSPHYACPEVIKGEKYDGRRADMWSCGVILFALLVGALPFDDDNLRQLLEKVKRGVFHMPHFIPPDCQSLLRGMIEVEPEKRLSLEQIQKHPWYLGGKHEPDPCLEPAPGRRVAMRSLPSNGELDPDVLESMASLGCFRDRERLHRELRSEEENQEKMIYYLLLDRKERYPSCEDQDLPPRNDVDPPRKRVDSPMLSRHGKRRPERKSMEVLSITDAGGGGSPVPTRRALEMAQHSQRSRSVSGASTGLSSSPLSSPRSPVFSFSPEPGAGDEARGGGSPTSKTQTLPSRGPRGGGAGEQPPPPSARSTPLPGPPGSPRSSGGTPLHSPLHTPRASPTGTPGTTPPPSPGGGVGGAAWRSRLNSIRNSFLGSPRFHRRKMQVPTAEEMSSLTPESSPELAKRSWFGNFISLDKEEQIFLVLKDKPLSSIKADIVHAFLSIPSLSHSVLSQTSFRAEYKASGGPSVFQKPVRFQVDISSSEGPEPSPRRDGSGGGGIYSVTFTLISGPSRRFKRVVETIQAQLLSTHDQPSVQALADEKNGAQTRPAGTSPRSLQPPPGRPDPELSGSPRRGPAKDKKLLATNGTPLP
- the BRSK1 gene encoding serine/threonine-protein kinase BRSK1 isoform X2 yields the protein MMSTRTRNICRYLVLEHVSGGELFDYLVKKGRLTPKEARKFFRQIVSALDFCHSYSICHRDLKPENLLLDEKNNIRIADFGMASLQVGDSLLETSCGSPHYACPEVIKGEKYDGRRADMWSCGVILFALLVGALPFDDDNLRQLLEKVKRGVFHMPHFIPPDCQSLLRGMIEVEPEKRLSLEQIQKHPWYLGGKHEPDPCLEPAPGRRVAMRSLPSNGELDPDVLESMASLGCFRDRERLHRELRSEEENQEKMIYYLLLDRKERYPSCEDQDLPPRNDVDPPRKRVDSPMLSRHGKRRPERKSMEVLSITDAGGGGSPVPTRRALEMAQHSQRSRSVSGASTGLSSSPLSSPRSPVFSFSPEPGAGDEARGGGSPTSKTQTLPSRGPRGGGAGEQPPPPSARSTPLPGPPGSPRSSGGTPLHSPLHTPRASPTGTPGTTPPPSPGGGVGGAAWRSRLNSIRNSFLGSPRFHRRKMQVPTAEEMSSLTPESSPELAKRSWFGNFISLDKEEQIFLVLKDKPLSSIKADIVHAFLSIPSLSHSVLSQTSFRAEYKASGGPSVFQKPVRFQVDISSSEGPEPSPRRDGSGGGGIYSVTFTLISGPSRRFKRVVETIQAQLLSTHDQPSVQALADEKNGAQTRPAGTSPRSLQPPPGRPDPELSGSPRRGPAKDKKLLATNGTPLP